A genomic window from Shewanella vesiculosa includes:
- a CDS encoding phosphotransferase enzyme family protein yields MVNFIRSNVLPQFGFSTEHSSIHPLGNGHINQTFLVRDQAKTMVLQRINTQIFTDPRVMIQNAANISQHLLAKRQQQQYPLQVVSPIATVSGALYVDLAEQGFWRAIDYLPHSDTIEVVDTPEQAKLAAEAFGHFAAALSNLTPTDIIDVIPNFLNLPQRMAQLHSAEVNDSHERLAQCKKWVDFCLAQTDLVTTLLQYETDLPIRVCHNDTKINNMLFDSRDMSSLAIIDLDTCMTGYLMYDFGDMVRAFCSPEAEDSTNLANVYARPEIIIAAANSYIASLVGIITPLEKRSLWLGTKVMPLMLGVRFLTDYLNGDIYFGIKYENHNLDRAINQLTIYQSLLQQETRLMSLFSA; encoded by the coding sequence TTGGTTAATTTTATCCGTAGCAATGTGTTACCTCAGTTTGGTTTTAGTACCGAGCACAGCTCCATTCATCCACTGGGTAATGGCCATATAAATCAGACTTTTTTGGTGCGAGATCAAGCTAAAACGATGGTGTTGCAGCGGATTAATACTCAAATATTTACTGATCCTAGGGTTATGATTCAAAATGCCGCTAACATTAGTCAGCATTTATTGGCTAAGCGGCAACAGCAACAATATCCCTTGCAAGTGGTGAGTCCAATCGCTACCGTTTCTGGCGCGCTTTACGTAGATTTAGCTGAGCAAGGATTTTGGCGGGCAATAGATTATTTGCCCCATAGCGATACAATTGAAGTAGTTGATACGCCCGAGCAAGCTAAGCTAGCGGCCGAGGCGTTTGGGCATTTTGCTGCGGCACTGAGTAACTTAACCCCCACTGATATTATCGATGTGATCCCCAATTTTTTAAATTTACCTCAACGTATGGCTCAATTGCATAGTGCTGAGGTTAACGATAGTCATGAGCGATTAGCTCAGTGTAAAAAATGGGTCGATTTTTGTTTGGCTCAAACTGATTTAGTGACAACATTGTTGCAATATGAAACCGATTTACCGATCAGGGTTTGCCATAATGATACTAAAATCAATAATATGTTGTTTGATAGCCGAGACATGTCTAGTTTAGCTATTATTGATTTAGATACCTGTATGACAGGATATTTAATGTATGACTTTGGCGATATGGTTCGTGCATTTTGCTCACCTGAGGCGGAAGATTCGACTAATTTAGCCAATGTTTACGCGCGTCCTGAAATAATTATTGCCGCTGCCAACTCTTATATTGCTTCTCTTGTTGGTATTATTACTCCGCTTGAAAAGCGTAGTTTGTGGCTAGGAACCAAAGTGATGCCATTAATGCTTGGTGTTCGTTTTTTAACTGATTATTTAAATGGTGACATTTATTTTGGGATTAAATATGAAAACCATAATCTTGATCGTGCCATCAATCAGTTAACCATTTATCAAAGTCTACTGCAGCAAGAAACTAGGTTAATGTCTTTATTTAGCGCTTAG